From the Nodularia sphaerocarpa UHCC 0038 genome, the window AAATTACCAAGTGGTTGCTCCTGGTACTTGGAATATTGGCCCTCGTGACGGTGAGGGTAAACGTGGTCCGATTGAGGAGGCTTTGATAGGGACACCCATTGAGGATTCTACTGATCCTGTGGAGGTTGGTCACGTGGCGCGAGCTTTTGATTCTTGTTTGGTGTGTACTGTTCACGCCCATGATGCTAAGACTGGTGAGGAGTTGGCGCGTTTTCGGACGGCGTAGAGAAGGGGGGAGTTTAAACGCAAAGGTGCGCTGAGGTTAGCGCATTCGCCGTTAGGCGTTCCCGCAGGGTAGGTACGCGGAGAGTTTTTGAGGAGTTAAGGAGGTGCTAATGGCTAGTTGTTTTTTAGTTAGTCATTAGCGCTTTATGTATAATTTTATTTATACTATACTGAGAAACAGATTTATTAATGTTTTATTAAAAAGTAGCCAGACTAACCAAAATACAAGATGAAAAATTACTATCATCCAAAACTCAGCTTGATAGGAAGCTTTGCTACTTTTGTGATGTAATTGGCGTTGGGCAATAAACGCACCTAACCAACCACCCATAAATTCGCATAGATGTAAAGTGTTCTCTGGCACTCTCCATAGTCCTTTTTTTGCACGAGATTTATCATCAGCGTACAGTGCCAAGGTAATTAAACTCATACAAGGATAAAGCATTAGAGGAATTGGGATGCCTGTAGTCAATAAAAAATGGATGGAACCCAACCCAGGTAGTAGAGATAAAAGTAATGTCTCGAATGCTAATGATGAAGATTTCACCATAGCCTTGGATCTTAACTTCATCGGTGTGGTAGAAGATGAGGACTCAGATATAGGTTTTGATACCATCATCCCTTCAATCGAAGCATTACACGCGCGTAACTTGCCGTTTTGCTCAACTGCGAGTTGATAACAAATAATATCACCAACTTGGGGACGACGGTTAAGATTTTTAAATGCGCTGATGTGAAGAAAGACTTCCTGACTACCAGAGATGGGTTCTATAAAACCAAAACCCCGATCATCTTTCCACGTAGTTAGTTGCCCTTTGCTTAACACAGGTTTCATGAACAAGTCGTATATCTATATCTACTTTATAGTATGCCCCTGTTTATACCAAAAGATAACAGGAACTCAAATTTCTGATATTTATAGTTTAAATATTTGTTGAAATCTCGTAGCGTAACATACTAAAACTCATAGAAGTAATGCGTTAGGCTTGCAGTGATGCACTTCAAAAAACATAAATTTATAAGGTAAGCTTGTGCCTGATATAGCGTTACATAAATATCTTCCTCTTCTTCCTGAAGCAGCACTGCAAGAATTCATAGAATGGTGTGTTTTAGATCAGGCAAAAGCCGCAGGTTGTAATTTTACTCCAGACCAAAGCAAGTTAAATAATTTGCCTCCAACAGAGTATATTCCTAAGCTGATTGACCAGTTTATGAAGGTGAAACCAGACCCAATTAAAGCAGGTTTAGTCGCTGCGATCGCAGGTAAGGAAGCTGACAAACATGGTTTATCTGGTTTAGCAGTTGTCGCCGATTTTATCGCACTTTATGTCAAGTATTTAATTCCTAAAGAGGGTAATACTCCGCAACAAGCAGAAATGATAT encodes:
- a CDS encoding DUF1294 domain-containing protein, with product MKPVLSKGQLTTWKDDRGFGFIEPISGSQEVFLHISAFKNLNRRPQVGDIICYQLAVEQNGKLRACNASIEGMMVSKPISESSSSTTPMKLRSKAMVKSSSLAFETLLLSLLPGLGSIHFLLTTGIPIPLMLYPCMSLITLALYADDKSRAKKGLWRVPENTLHLCEFMGGWLGAFIAQRQLHHKSSKASYQAEFWMIVIFHLVFWLVWLLFNKTLINLFLSIV